One part of the Lycorma delicatula isolate Av1 chromosome 7, ASM4794821v1, whole genome shotgun sequence genome encodes these proteins:
- the LOC142327262 gene encoding putative nudix hydrolase 6 isoform X3, protein MVSLSFLRVFVTHDFLKVSTAFVLRLRTTDMHYNCRNTEYPGTYGKVIRFHVPNDKVSWKEPYSEYNPPTYTSPALIGKPWADPEIGADGFHPENEWNNNKGTVNRTNGNYFYEIDKDGYPINPVGRTGLKGRGVLGRWGPNQAGDAIVTRWRTIDGNIKYSQKGKPILEFLSVRRADCGEWALPGGFADGNEPIENTVKRELLEEAISSDFSYLNENEIEPAKKMLDDFLKNGDLIYCGYVDDRRNTDQAWITTTALHFHDEKNEVFGVIKTEAGDDAMEIDWIEIDQYIRLYANHKHFIRDVCKKLNAHFV, encoded by the coding sequence GTATCCACTGCATTTGTATTGAGATTACGCACTACAGATATGCATTATAATTGTAGAAATACTGAATATCCAGGTACATATGGGAAAGTTATTAGATTTCATGTGCCTAATGATAAAGTATCATGGAAAGAACCTTATTCTGAATATAATCCACCAACATATACTTCTCCAGCTTTAATAGGTAAACCATGGGCAGATCCAGAAATAGGAGCCGATGGATTTCATCCAGAAAAtgaatggaataataataaaggtaCTGTAAATCGAACTAAtggcaattatttttatgaaatagataaaGATGGTTATCCAATCAATCCAGTTGGAAGGACTGGATTAAAAGGTAGAGGTGTTTTAGGACGATGGGGACCAAATCAAGCTGGAGATGCAATTGTTACTAGATGGAGAACAATTGATGGAAACATTAAGTACAGTCAAAAGGGAAAACCGATTTTGGAATTTCTTTCAGTTAGACGAGCAGATTGTGGTGAATGGGCATTGCCAGGTGGTTTTGCTGATGGTAATGAACCAatagaaaatacagttaaaagagaACTTTTAGAGGAAGCTATTAGTAGTGATTTCAGCTAccttaatgaaaatgaaatagaaCCTGCAAAGAAAATgttagatgattttttaaaaaatggtgatCTAATATACTGTGGGTATGTAGATGATAGAAGAAACACAGATCAAGCATGGATAACCACAACAGCATTGCATTTTCATGATGAGAAAAATGAAGTGTTTGGTGTTATTAAAACTGAAGCTGGTGATGATGCAATGGAAATTGATTGGATAGAGATAGATCAGTATATTAGATTATATGCaaatcataaacattttattcgtgatgtctgcaaaaaattaaatgcacattttgtataa
- the LOC142327262 gene encoding putative nudix hydrolase 6 isoform X4: MLLFALLLINVYFTQVSTAFVLRLRTTDMHYNCRNTEYPGTYGKVIRFHVPNDKVSWKEPYSEYNPPTYTSPALIGKPWADPEIGADGFHPENEWNNNKGTVNRTNGNYFYEIDKDGYPINPVGRTGLKGRGVLGRWGPNQAGDAIVTRWRTIDGNIKYSQKGKPILEFLSVRRADCGEWALPGGFADGNEPIENTVKRELLEEAISSDFSYLNENEIEPAKKMLDDFLKNGDLIYCGYVDDRRNTDQAWITTTALHFHDEKNEVFGVIKTEAGDDAMEIDWIEIDQYIRLYANHKHFIRDVCKKLNAHFV; encoded by the coding sequence GTATCCACTGCATTTGTATTGAGATTACGCACTACAGATATGCATTATAATTGTAGAAATACTGAATATCCAGGTACATATGGGAAAGTTATTAGATTTCATGTGCCTAATGATAAAGTATCATGGAAAGAACCTTATTCTGAATATAATCCACCAACATATACTTCTCCAGCTTTAATAGGTAAACCATGGGCAGATCCAGAAATAGGAGCCGATGGATTTCATCCAGAAAAtgaatggaataataataaaggtaCTGTAAATCGAACTAAtggcaattatttttatgaaatagataaaGATGGTTATCCAATCAATCCAGTTGGAAGGACTGGATTAAAAGGTAGAGGTGTTTTAGGACGATGGGGACCAAATCAAGCTGGAGATGCAATTGTTACTAGATGGAGAACAATTGATGGAAACATTAAGTACAGTCAAAAGGGAAAACCGATTTTGGAATTTCTTTCAGTTAGACGAGCAGATTGTGGTGAATGGGCATTGCCAGGTGGTTTTGCTGATGGTAATGAACCAatagaaaatacagttaaaagagaACTTTTAGAGGAAGCTATTAGTAGTGATTTCAGCTAccttaatgaaaatgaaatagaaCCTGCAAAGAAAATgttagatgattttttaaaaaatggtgatCTAATATACTGTGGGTATGTAGATGATAGAAGAAACACAGATCAAGCATGGATAACCACAACAGCATTGCATTTTCATGATGAGAAAAATGAAGTGTTTGGTGTTATTAAAACTGAAGCTGGTGATGATGCAATGGAAATTGATTGGATAGAGATAGATCAGTATATTAGATTATATGCaaatcataaacattttattcgtgatgtctgcaaaaaattaaatgcacattttgtataa
- the LOC142327262 gene encoding ADP-ribose pyrophosphatase, mitochondrial isoform X5, producing the protein MHYNCRNTEYPGTYGKVIRFHVPNDKVSWKEPYSEYNPPTYTSPALIGKPWADPEIGADGFHPENEWNNNKGTVNRTNGNYFYEIDKDGYPINPVGRTGLKGRGVLGRWGPNQAGDAIVTRWRTIDGNIKYSQKGKPILEFLSVRRADCGEWALPGGFADGNEPIENTVKRELLEEAISSDFSYLNENEIEPAKKMLDDFLKNGDLIYCGYVDDRRNTDQAWITTTALHFHDEKNEVFGVIKTEAGDDAMEIDWIEIDQYIRLYANHKHFIRDVCKKLNAHFV; encoded by the coding sequence ATGCATTATAATTGTAGAAATACTGAATATCCAGGTACATATGGGAAAGTTATTAGATTTCATGTGCCTAATGATAAAGTATCATGGAAAGAACCTTATTCTGAATATAATCCACCAACATATACTTCTCCAGCTTTAATAGGTAAACCATGGGCAGATCCAGAAATAGGAGCCGATGGATTTCATCCAGAAAAtgaatggaataataataaaggtaCTGTAAATCGAACTAAtggcaattatttttatgaaatagataaaGATGGTTATCCAATCAATCCAGTTGGAAGGACTGGATTAAAAGGTAGAGGTGTTTTAGGACGATGGGGACCAAATCAAGCTGGAGATGCAATTGTTACTAGATGGAGAACAATTGATGGAAACATTAAGTACAGTCAAAAGGGAAAACCGATTTTGGAATTTCTTTCAGTTAGACGAGCAGATTGTGGTGAATGGGCATTGCCAGGTGGTTTTGCTGATGGTAATGAACCAatagaaaatacagttaaaagagaACTTTTAGAGGAAGCTATTAGTAGTGATTTCAGCTAccttaatgaaaatgaaatagaaCCTGCAAAGAAAATgttagatgattttttaaaaaatggtgatCTAATATACTGTGGGTATGTAGATGATAGAAGAAACACAGATCAAGCATGGATAACCACAACAGCATTGCATTTTCATGATGAGAAAAATGAAGTGTTTGGTGTTATTAAAACTGAAGCTGGTGATGATGCAATGGAAATTGATTGGATAGAGATAGATCAGTATATTAGATTATATGCaaatcataaacattttattcgtgatgtctgcaaaaaattaaatgcacattttgtataa